The nucleotide sequence ATCAAATTTAACGAACCTATTCCAATCAGACAGGTCCTTAAAAATGCATCAATCGCTCTTGGAGAAGGCTACATGGATGGCAAGATAGAAATCGATGGCAGTATCGAAGATCTTGTTCTTTCTGCGTACAAAAGTGCAGATAGTTTCTTAAGAAATAAGAAATTTATTCGCTACTTACCTAAAGCTTCTCACGATGAGGAGGAAAGTAAGAAAGACGTACAGGATCACTACGATATCGGGAACGACTTTTATCGTCTTTGGTTAGACGATACCATGACATATTCATGTGCTTACTTTGAAAATCCAGATGATGACCTGGAAACAGCTCAGATGAATAAGGTTGAACACATCCTTAAAAAGCTTGATCCTAAACCACGCAGAACTTTGCTAGACATCGGTTGTGGTTGGGGAACCCTAATGCTCACAGCCGCTCAAAAGTACAACCTGCGTGTGGTTGGAGTAACACTTAGCCAAGAACAATATGACTACGTAAATGAAAAAATCCAGCGTCTTGGTTTACAAGATGTTGCTGAGGTTAAATTGACTGATTACCGTGAACTTGGTGATGCTAAATTTGACTATATAACTTCTGTGGGAATGTTTGAACATGTTGGTAAGGAAAACCTCAGTGAGTACTTCAAATGTGTGTCACATTACCTAACTGATGATGGTGTGGCTTTGATTCACGGAATCACCCGCCAGCAAGGTGGTGAATTCAATGGTTGGATCAACAAGTGGATTTTCCCAGGAGGCTACATCCCTGGATTGACTGAAAACTTGGACCACATCATTGAGAATGGTTTGCAAGTATTCGATGTTGAATCACTAAGACGTCACTATCAGAAAACTACGGAAATTTGGGACAAAAACTTTTTGGAAGCTCGTCCCAAAGTTGAAAAAATGTTTGATGAACGGTTTATCCGTATGTGGGATCTGTACCTACAAGCATGTGCGGCATCATTTGCGTCAGGAAATATTGATGTTGTGCAGTATCTAGTGTCGAAGGGGGCTGCCGGACATTCACTGCCGATGACGAGGGAATATATGTATAGGTAGAGTGCTGACAACCTCGGTAGACTTTGAGCATTAGCTTGAAATTTTGAATTGAGCAAACGAAGTGCGCAAGGCAAAATTTGGAGCTAAGAGAAAAGTCTAAGGTTGGAAGCCGTTCTAGGTAAAGTGCCGACCGCAAGCGGTAATCATTGATCACTAACTTAAAAAGATTTCCAAACGAAAAAGGCCCAAGCAATAGCTTGAGCCCTTTTTCAAATCCATTAATTTTTATTGGAATTGCATACCACCATCAACAATCAATGTTTGACCAGTAACGTAGTTTGAGTCTGGTCCAGCCAAGAATGCTACAGCGTTAGCAACATCTTCCGGTTCAGATAATCTTCCAAGAGCAATTCCATCAGAGAATGTTGACATTCCCCATTCGTCACTCTTACCAGCGTTTTGACCAACTTCATGAGCAATGTCAAACATCATTGGTGTCTTAACGATTCCTGGAGCAAATGCATTAACAGTGATGTCCTCTGAAGCTAAGTCACGAGCAGTTGTTTGGGTAATACCGCGGATTGCGAACTTAGTTCCAACGTATAGTGCCAAATTAGGGTTACCAACAACCCCTGCTTGTGAGGTAGCGTTAATAATCTTTCCGCCGTGGCCTAATTCCTTGAATGCTTTATGAGCAGCTTGAGTTCCCCAAAGAACTCCACCAACGTTAACTTTATATACCCATTCAAAATCATCAGGTGTAATTGTATCGATTGGAGTGGTTGGGCCAAGGCCTGCATTATTAACAATGACATTGAAGTCACCAAATTTTTCAACCGTTTCTTCAACTGCAGCAAATACTTGATCACGGTCAGAAACATCTGCTTTGATTGCAAGTGCCTTACCACCGTTACCATTGATTTCGTCAGCAACTTTTTGAACCTTGTCCAAGTGACGACCAACTAATGCTACTGAAAAGCCATCCTTTGCTAATCTTTCAGCAATTGCTTGGCCGATTCCTTGTCCGGCACCTGTTACTAATGCTACTTTGTTTGCCATTGTATATCCTCCGTATTTGTGAACTTATTAACATAGATATATTAGCCCCAGTTCTTTTGAAAAACAATCCCCCAAATTTCGAATTCAATTTTCAGTTTTAAACAACTTAATCATGTAGCCCCTATATATTGTACTTGCGATAAAAATGAACTACCATATATTGTATCAATGCAATTTGAGGTGGCAATCATGGAAATCAAATATCACAAGTACGCTTTACGCACGGATATCATAAAATATGGGGCTGTAATCACTGCCTTGTTCACCATGGGGCTTGGCTTAATCTTAAGTTTTGCAGGCAATTACCCAACAATCATTACCCTTGCATTCTTATCCTTCACTCTTGGGCTATCACACGCTTTTGATGTCGACCACATCGCAGCAATCGACAACATTACTCGTAAAATGATGAATGAAGGTAAAAACACCCACGGAGTTGGTTTTTCATTCTCCTTTGGTCACTCCATTGTCGTATTTTTAATGACCATGTTCACAGTTGGTCTGGTCGACCTAACTAAACAATCTCAAGGTTCCATTACCGAATTCGGTCATGTATTTGGCACTTTAATTGCTGGGATCACCCTTCTCCTCTTGGCAGCAATCAACGTTTATCTACTGTGGTCTTTAATCAAAAGTAACCCCGACAAACCTGCAGATAAAACTAACTGGGTCTTTAAGTTACTTAATAAGTTTCTCAGTCTGATCAATCACAACTGGCAAGTCATGATTGTTGGATTTCTCTTTGGGATTGGTTTTGATACCGCAACCCAAATTGCGGTAATGACCACTTCAGTCGTCGCTGCCACCAAAGGAGTTCCATTCATTATTGTGCTTGGGTTCCCGCTACTATTCACTGCCGGAATGTGCTTAATGGACACTCTTGATGGAATTTTTATGACATCTGCATATGGTTGGTTCTTGTCGTCTCCATCCCGAAAAATAAAGTACAACATCATCATTACTGGAATATCTGCAGTTGCGGCGATTCTAATTGGTTCAATTGATGTTTTGCAAAGTCTTGCCTCTAACTTTAATTGGAATAACCAATGGATTGTGGCAATTACTCACCTCGATTTCCATACACTTGGAGTCACCTTACTGTTCATCTTCATCATTGCTTGGGGTATCGCTGGTCTAACCTGGAAATATCATCAAAAGTCCAAAAATTAACCCCGTTAACTACATATCCATGCTAGAATAAACCTATTAAAATACTCGAATGACATTAGGGGTGCCCTTGGGCTGAGACAACGAAAGTTGGACCCTCGAACTTGATCTGGTTAGCGCCAGCGGAAGAAAATGCCGATTTCTTTTTTTAGAATCCCCTACTGTCGTCGAACATTGGAGGATTTTTATTTTGCGTAATCAAAGGCTTTATTCACTTGTTTTGACAGCAATCTTTTCAGCAGTCGGAGTCGTCGGTGGTAGTATGTTTGAGTTTAGTGTCGGGGCGGCTAAAGTTGCTCCAGTTCAGCATTTAGTTAATCTAGTCTCTGGCGTAATGCTAGGACCTTGGTGGGCATTGACCCAAGCATTCCTTACCTCACTTATCCGGAACATTATGGGAACTGGTACCGTACTCGCCTTTCCTGGGAGTATGATTGGCGCATTCTTTGTTGGTTGGATCTTCAGAAAAACCAAGAACTTCCTGGCTGCCACATTTGGTGAACTGATTGGAACCGGAATAATTGGGGCAATTGTCGCTTACCCAGTTGCGAGCTGGCTCATGGGAGCCAAAGGTGCACTTTATATATTCATCCCTAGCTTTTTTCTCAGTGCACTCGTCGGGGTGATTATTGGGTATATTATTTTGT is from Lentilactobacillus curieae and encodes:
- the thiW gene encoding energy coupling factor transporter S component ThiW — translated: MRNQRLYSLVLTAIFSAVGVVGGSMFEFSVGAAKVAPVQHLVNLVSGVMLGPWWALTQAFLTSLIRNIMGTGTVLAFPGSMIGAFFVGWIFRKTKNFLAATFGELIGTGIIGAIVAYPVASWLMGAKGALYIFIPSFFLSALVGVIIGYIILLALNKRGHLKNGHHL
- a CDS encoding SAM-dependent methyltransferase, yielding MLEKKFYKSLLKNSFNIPVSVTYWDGSTEVYGNGEPQVAIKFNEPIPIRQVLKNASIALGEGYMDGKIEIDGSIEDLVLSAYKSADSFLRNKKFIRYLPKASHDEEESKKDVQDHYDIGNDFYRLWLDDTMTYSCAYFENPDDDLETAQMNKVEHILKKLDPKPRRTLLDIGCGWGTLMLTAAQKYNLRVVGVTLSQEQYDYVNEKIQRLGLQDVAEVKLTDYRELGDAKFDYITSVGMFEHVGKENLSEYFKCVSHYLTDDGVALIHGITRQQGGEFNGWINKWIFPGGYIPGLTENLDHIIENGLQVFDVESLRRHYQKTTEIWDKNFLEARPKVEKMFDERFIRMWDLYLQACAASFASGNIDVVQYLVSKGAAGHSLPMTREYMYR
- a CDS encoding HoxN/HupN/NixA family nickel/cobalt transporter — its product is MEIKYHKYALRTDIIKYGAVITALFTMGLGLILSFAGNYPTIITLAFLSFTLGLSHAFDVDHIAAIDNITRKMMNEGKNTHGVGFSFSFGHSIVVFLMTMFTVGLVDLTKQSQGSITEFGHVFGTLIAGITLLLLAAINVYLLWSLIKSNPDKPADKTNWVFKLLNKFLSLINHNWQVMIVGFLFGIGFDTATQIAVMTTSVVAATKGVPFIIVLGFPLLFTAGMCLMDTLDGIFMTSAYGWFLSSPSRKIKYNIIITGISAVAAILIGSIDVLQSLASNFNWNNQWIVAITHLDFHTLGVTLLFIFIIAWGIAGLTWKYHQKSKN
- a CDS encoding (S)-acetoin forming diacetyl reductase, giving the protein MANKVALVTGAGQGIGQAIAERLAKDGFSVALVGRHLDKVQKVADEINGNGGKALAIKADVSDRDQVFAAVEETVEKFGDFNVIVNNAGLGPTTPIDTITPDDFEWVYKVNVGGVLWGTQAAHKAFKELGHGGKIINATSQAGVVGNPNLALYVGTKFAIRGITQTTARDLASEDITVNAFAPGIVKTPMMFDIAHEVGQNAGKSDEWGMSTFSDGIALGRLSEPEDVANAVAFLAGPDSNYVTGQTLIVDGGMQFQ